From a region of the Williamsia phyllosphaerae genome:
- a CDS encoding MFS transporter encodes MATALNTHPDSSCAAVARTRRVAILALALGGFGIGTTEFVSMGLLPNIAGSLDISEPTAGHVISAYALGVVVGAPLIAAATARMSRRTLLIALMVAFVIGNAATVFAPTYGTLMAARFVAGLPHGAYFGVAALVAAHLAGAGSRAKAVGQVMMGLSVANVVGVPAATWLGDSLGWRTAFGVVVVIGLLTIAALIRYLPTLTGMTMTNPMTELGALARPQVWFTLLIGIVGFGGMFAFYTYIHTTLTDVSGLPGGLVPIALMLFGIGMVVGNIVGGALADRNVVGTLVAGLVSIVVALLVFVAVAGNVWTALVLVFVVGVTGSALVPALQTRLMDVADDAQTLAAALNHSALNVANAGGAWLGGLVIAGGFGYRAPSVLGAGLGVAGLVMLAVAVLAQRRTTGKANSVAADIDTPMAVH; translated from the coding sequence ATGGCCACCGCGCTGAACACCCACCCCGACTCGTCCTGCGCGGCGGTCGCCCGCACCCGACGGGTCGCGATCCTCGCGCTCGCCCTTGGCGGCTTCGGCATCGGCACCACCGAGTTCGTCTCGATGGGGCTGCTCCCGAACATCGCCGGCTCGCTCGACATCAGCGAACCCACCGCCGGCCACGTCATCTCCGCCTACGCGCTCGGTGTTGTCGTCGGCGCGCCCCTGATCGCCGCGGCCACCGCGCGGATGTCGCGACGGACCCTGCTCATCGCTCTGATGGTCGCGTTCGTGATCGGCAACGCCGCGACGGTCTTCGCTCCCACCTACGGGACGCTGATGGCGGCCCGGTTCGTCGCGGGTCTGCCCCACGGTGCCTACTTCGGTGTCGCCGCGCTCGTCGCGGCCCACCTCGCCGGTGCGGGCAGCCGCGCCAAGGCCGTCGGTCAGGTCATGATGGGCCTGTCGGTGGCCAACGTGGTCGGTGTCCCGGCCGCCACGTGGCTCGGCGACTCGCTCGGGTGGCGCACCGCGTTCGGCGTGGTCGTCGTCATCGGACTGCTCACCATCGCCGCCCTGATCCGGTACCTGCCCACGCTGACGGGCATGACGATGACCAATCCGATGACCGAACTCGGCGCCCTCGCCCGCCCGCAGGTGTGGTTCACCCTGCTGATCGGGATCGTCGGCTTCGGCGGCATGTTCGCGTTCTACACCTACATCCACACGACCCTGACCGACGTCTCCGGTCTCCCCGGGGGCCTCGTCCCGATCGCACTCATGCTCTTCGGGATCGGCATGGTCGTCGGCAACATCGTCGGCGGCGCGCTCGCCGACCGCAACGTCGTCGGGACGCTCGTCGCCGGACTGGTCTCGATCGTCGTCGCCCTGCTGGTGTTCGTCGCCGTGGCGGGCAACGTCTGGACCGCGCTGGTCCTGGTCTTCGTCGTCGGTGTGACCGGCTCGGCGCTGGTGCCCGCACTGCAGACACGACTCATGGACGTCGCCGACGACGCCCAGACCCTGGCCGCCGCACTCAACCACTCCGCGCTCAACGTCGCCAACGCCGGCGGTGCCTGGCTCGGTGGCCTGGTCATCGCAGGAGGGTTCGGTTACCGCGCACCGTCGGTGCTCGGGGCCGGCCTCGGCGTCGCCGGACTGGTGATGCTCGCGGTGGCGGTCCTCGCGCAGCGACGCACCACCGGCAAGGCCAACTCCGTTGCGGCCGATATCGATACGCCGATGGCCGTCCACTAG
- a CDS encoding PE-PPE domain-containing protein — translation MKILRARLALTVASASIPVVLVLFQGGVASAVEAQSAACPSSGKVFILDGTNDDPLNYHTRDIASRYEGYDVEHVDYPANVWPLGATSYAASAAAGRTAVHRDIAAYRATPGCSESPVVIVGYSQGAAIAGDELHALASDPDQAIATKDSNGAPIVSGELYSDPRRTGDSRGRGVELSMVGVIPGLGMRGPRGPGGYGDIPVLDVCVDGDPICDLPDPLHDPVGALDALLAFGTKHFEYGQYMRDPAALGQGPEPTGPVLLARPMAISILLNRVGVHALDDVHSYYIPLRYPELARIQPVLAFFQARGPQYPELGHGATLPDLLTIGSALRGDPAAQARLLVSLRGIARYPIRFASDWAVVVRERVAGRVPATAPVRGAGANVDVPTASTPPALTSNNGPSPSPSPIPPRPMTPSTPGSSPGPLRAAVRERLGEVLTRFRPTKPSPSTPTTSPDTASPTAPPTPDRTTGTPSAGSHSDQSSTTDDSHGGAEAS, via the coding sequence GTGAAGATCTTGCGTGCGCGACTCGCGCTCACCGTTGCGTCGGCATCGATACCGGTCGTGTTGGTGCTGTTCCAGGGCGGTGTCGCGTCCGCTGTCGAGGCCCAGAGCGCCGCCTGTCCTTCGTCGGGAAAGGTCTTCATCCTCGACGGGACCAACGACGATCCGTTGAATTACCACACCCGGGACATCGCCTCGCGCTACGAGGGATACGACGTGGAACACGTGGACTATCCGGCAAATGTGTGGCCGTTGGGTGCCACGTCCTATGCGGCGAGTGCGGCCGCCGGTCGTACCGCCGTGCACCGCGACATCGCGGCCTACCGGGCGACGCCCGGGTGTTCGGAGAGCCCGGTCGTCATCGTGGGCTACTCGCAAGGGGCAGCCATCGCCGGCGACGAGCTCCACGCGCTCGCCTCCGATCCGGACCAGGCCATCGCGACCAAGGACAGCAACGGCGCCCCGATCGTGTCCGGCGAGCTGTACTCCGATCCGCGTCGCACCGGGGACTCCCGCGGGCGCGGTGTCGAACTGTCCATGGTCGGTGTCATACCGGGGCTCGGGATGCGCGGGCCGCGTGGGCCCGGTGGCTACGGCGACATCCCGGTGCTCGACGTGTGCGTCGACGGCGACCCCATCTGCGACCTGCCCGATCCCCTCCATGATCCGGTCGGCGCCCTCGATGCGCTGCTCGCATTCGGTACGAAGCATTTCGAGTACGGCCAGTACATGAGGGACCCCGCCGCGCTGGGGCAAGGTCCTGAACCGACCGGGCCCGTCCTGCTCGCCCGACCGATGGCGATCTCGATCCTGCTCAACCGTGTCGGAGTGCACGCCCTCGACGATGTCCACTCGTACTACATCCCGCTTCGGTATCCCGAACTCGCGCGGATCCAACCGGTGCTCGCGTTCTTCCAGGCGAGGGGTCCGCAGTACCCGGAGTTGGGCCACGGGGCCACGCTTCCCGATCTGCTCACGATCGGCAGCGCGCTCCGGGGAGATCCCGCAGCACAGGCTCGGCTGCTCGTCTCCCTTCGCGGCATCGCCCGGTACCCGATTCGATTCGCGAGCGATTGGGCCGTGGTCGTCCGCGAGCGCGTAGCCGGTCGTGTGCCTGCCACCGCACCCGTTCGGGGCGCCGGGGCAAACGTCGATGTCCCGACCGCGTCCACTCCGCCTGCACTGACCTCGAACAACGGCCCGAGCCCGAGCCCGAGCCCGATACCCCCGCGCCCGATGACCCCGTCCACGCCCGGTTCCTCTCCCGGTCCGTTGCGGGCGGCGGTGAGAGAACGGCTCGGTGAAGTCCTCACGAGGTTCCGGCCGACGAAACCGTCGCCGTCGACCCCGACCACGTCCCCGGACACGGCGTCGCCCACCGCGCCGCCGACCCCCGACCGAACAACGGGCACGCCGTCGGCGGGCTCCCACTCGGACCAGTCGTCGACCACCGACGACTCCCACGGTGGCGCAGAAGCGTCCTGA
- a CDS encoding bifunctional o-acetylhomoserine/o-acetylserine sulfhydrylase, with product MSDLPYDGTLEPEDPTLNWSFETKQIHAGQTVDAATSARALPIYQTTSYTFRDTQHAADLFGLAEPGNIYTRIMNPTQDAVEQRIAALEGGVAALLVASGQAAETYSILNIVETGGHVVSSPRLYGGTYNLFHYTLPKFGIEVTFVDDPENLDSWRAAVKPNTRAFYGETISNPNNEILDLPGVSGVAHENGVPLIVDNTVATPYLIKPLEHGADIVVHSATKYLGGHGTAVGGVIVDGGTFDWRDQRDGVDLFPGFTTPDASYHGAVFADLGAPAFALKARVQWLRDTGAAISPFNAFLISQGIETLSLRIERHVANAQKVAEFLEGHAQVESVAYAGLQSSRWYERGQQLAPKGQGAIVAFEITGGVDAGKRFVDALTLHSHVANIGDVRSLVIHPASTTHSQLAPEEQLAAGVAPGLVRLAVGIEGIDDIIADLETGFGAAR from the coding sequence ATGTCTGATCTCCCGTACGACGGCACCCTCGAGCCCGAGGATCCCACTCTGAACTGGTCCTTCGAGACCAAGCAGATCCATGCCGGCCAGACCGTGGACGCGGCCACCTCGGCACGCGCACTGCCGATCTACCAGACCACCTCGTACACGTTCCGCGACACCCAACACGCGGCCGACCTGTTCGGACTCGCCGAACCGGGCAACATCTACACCCGCATCATGAATCCGACGCAGGATGCCGTCGAGCAGCGCATCGCCGCGCTGGAGGGTGGCGTCGCGGCGCTGCTGGTGGCGTCGGGGCAGGCGGCCGAGACCTACTCGATCCTCAACATCGTCGAGACCGGCGGACACGTCGTGTCCAGCCCGCGCCTCTACGGCGGTACCTACAACCTCTTCCACTACACGCTGCCGAAGTTCGGCATCGAGGTCACCTTCGTCGACGACCCGGAGAACCTCGACTCGTGGCGGGCCGCGGTCAAGCCCAACACCCGGGCGTTCTACGGCGAGACGATCTCGAACCCCAACAACGAGATCCTCGACCTCCCCGGGGTGTCCGGCGTCGCGCACGAGAACGGCGTCCCGCTCATCGTCGACAACACCGTCGCCACCCCCTACCTGATCAAGCCGCTCGAGCACGGCGCCGACATCGTCGTGCACTCCGCCACCAAGTACCTCGGTGGCCACGGCACCGCGGTCGGCGGCGTCATCGTCGACGGCGGCACGTTCGACTGGCGCGATCAGCGCGACGGAGTCGACCTGTTCCCCGGGTTCACCACGCCCGACGCGAGCTACCACGGCGCGGTGTTCGCCGACCTCGGCGCCCCGGCCTTCGCGCTCAAGGCCCGCGTGCAGTGGCTGCGTGACACCGGTGCGGCCATCTCGCCGTTCAACGCATTCCTGATCTCGCAGGGCATCGAGACCCTGAGCCTGCGCATCGAGCGGCACGTCGCGAACGCACAGAAGGTGGCGGAGTTCCTCGAGGGTCATGCTCAGGTCGAGTCGGTGGCCTACGCCGGCCTGCAGTCGTCGCGGTGGTACGAGCGCGGGCAACAGCTCGCCCCCAAGGGTCAGGGCGCCATCGTGGCGTTCGAGATCACCGGCGGCGTGGACGCGGGCAAGCGCTTCGTCGACGCGTTGACGCTGCACAGCCACGTCGCCAACATCGGCGACGTCCGCTCGCTGGTCATCCACCCGGCGTCGACCACGCACTCGCAGCTGGCTCCCGAGGAGCAGCTCGCCGCCGGCGTGGCCCCGGGACTGGTGCGCCTCGCGGTGGGCATCGAGGGGATCGACGACATCATCGCCGATCTGGAGACAGGATTCGGAGCGGCCAGGTAA
- the metX gene encoding homoserine O-acetyltransferase MetX encodes MSIDPRALSVSAPSETTSDWETLPDGQLTSVSVGPISLDNGERIDDVTMAFQRWGRLSPDRDNVVLALHALTGDSHVTGPAGPGQLSPGWWDGLIGPGCAVDTDEWCVVSANVLGGCNGSTGPSSPDSDGNTWGSRFPQITVLDQVRAEVALMDALGIDSVAAVLGGSMGGARSLEWVIGFPERVRSALILAVGPRATADQIGTQTTQIAAIKADPHWHGGDYHGTPDRPTAGLGIARRIAHMYYRSEPELDSRFTNEPQGDEDPLVGGRYAVQSYLEHQADKLVARFDAGSYVVLSEVLNHHDVGRNRGGTRAALQGCHVPVVVGGITSDRLYPLRTQAELAEQMPGCVGGLQIVHSDNGHDGFLTEFDAIADLLKRTLELARR; translated from the coding sequence GTGAGCATCGACCCACGGGCACTCTCGGTGTCTGCACCCTCGGAGACGACATCCGACTGGGAGACCCTCCCGGACGGGCAGCTCACCAGCGTGTCCGTGGGTCCGATCTCGCTCGACAACGGCGAACGGATCGACGACGTCACCATGGCGTTCCAGCGCTGGGGCCGTCTGTCACCCGACCGTGACAACGTCGTCCTCGCCCTGCACGCGCTCACCGGCGACAGCCACGTGACCGGCCCGGCCGGTCCCGGTCAACTCTCCCCCGGCTGGTGGGACGGTCTGATCGGACCGGGGTGCGCGGTCGACACCGACGAGTGGTGCGTCGTATCGGCCAACGTGCTCGGCGGGTGCAACGGATCCACCGGCCCCTCCTCCCCCGACTCCGACGGCAACACCTGGGGGTCGAGGTTCCCGCAGATCACCGTGCTGGATCAGGTCCGGGCCGAGGTCGCCCTGATGGATGCGCTCGGGATCGACTCGGTGGCAGCGGTTCTCGGCGGATCTATGGGCGGCGCCCGTTCGCTCGAGTGGGTCATCGGCTTTCCCGAACGCGTGCGCAGCGCCTTGATCCTGGCCGTCGGACCGCGGGCCACCGCCGACCAGATCGGCACGCAGACAACGCAGATCGCCGCGATCAAGGCCGATCCGCACTGGCACGGCGGCGACTACCACGGCACGCCCGACCGGCCCACCGCCGGCCTCGGCATCGCCCGTCGGATCGCGCACATGTACTACCGTTCCGAGCCCGAACTCGACAGCCGCTTCACCAATGAGCCTCAGGGCGACGAGGATCCGCTGGTGGGCGGGCGCTACGCGGTACAGAGCTACCTCGAGCACCAGGCCGACAAACTCGTCGCGCGATTCGATGCCGGCAGCTATGTGGTGCTCAGTGAGGTGCTCAACCATCACGACGTGGGACGCAACCGTGGCGGGACGCGCGCGGCTCTGCAGGGGTGCCACGTCCCGGTGGTCGTCGGCGGCATCACCTCCGATCGGCTCTACCCGCTGCGGACCCAGGCCGAGTTGGCCGAGCAGATGCCCGGCTGCGTCGGCGGACTGCAGATCGTGCACTCCGACAACGGACACGACGGATTCCTGACCGAGTTCGACGCCATCGCCGATCTCCTCAAGCGCACCCTGGAACTCGCGCGGCGCTGA
- a CDS encoding DUF3017 domain-containing protein — MTADRPSDTDRRDAAVAFQRARRVRAFVVQIPFAIVLIFVAVAVVFLVLDRWRRGAFVFGAGAVLAALLRAVLPTSRVGLLQVRSRVFDVGAMAAAGAAILWLATSIDPLGTD, encoded by the coding sequence ATGACCGCCGACCGCCCGTCGGACACCGATCGACGCGATGCCGCGGTCGCGTTCCAGCGTGCCCGACGGGTCCGCGCGTTCGTGGTGCAGATCCCGTTCGCCATCGTCCTGATCTTCGTCGCGGTGGCCGTGGTGTTCCTGGTGCTCGACCGCTGGCGACGCGGCGCGTTCGTCTTCGGCGCCGGAGCGGTGCTCGCCGCGCTGCTCCGCGCCGTGCTGCCCACCTCGCGCGTGGGACTGCTGCAGGTCCGCAGTCGGGTGTTCGATGTCGGGGCGATGGCCGCTGCGGGTGCGGCGATCCTCTGGCTGGCCACCTCGATCGACCCCCTCGGAACCGACTGA
- a CDS encoding bifunctional methylenetetrahydrofolate dehydrogenase/methenyltetrahydrofolate cyclohydrolase translates to MTATALDGKATRDEIFVDLTERVRALGEAGIAPGLGTVLVGDDPGSQAYVRGKHSDCAKVGIASLRRDLPADTTTEQLNAVIDELNADPACTGYIVQLPLPAHLDDNAALERIAPEKDADGLHPINLGRLVLGTESTLPCTPRGVVHLLRRYDVPLAGARVVVVGRGVTIGRPIGLLLTRRSENATVTLCHTGTADLASEVSRADIVVAAAGVPHLITADMVKPGAAVLDVGVSRTDAGLVGDVAPDVWEVAGHVSPNPGGVGPLTRAFLLVNVVERAEKQLAAQRAQAR, encoded by the coding sequence GTGACTGCGACTGCACTCGACGGCAAGGCCACCCGCGACGAGATCTTCGTCGATCTGACCGAACGGGTGCGTGCACTCGGCGAGGCGGGCATCGCGCCCGGCCTCGGGACGGTCCTCGTGGGCGACGACCCGGGATCCCAGGCCTACGTGCGCGGAAAGCACTCCGACTGCGCCAAGGTCGGCATCGCCTCGCTCCGACGTGACCTGCCCGCCGACACCACCACCGAGCAGCTCAACGCCGTCATCGACGAACTCAACGCCGATCCCGCGTGCACCGGCTACATCGTCCAGCTCCCGCTGCCCGCGCACCTCGACGACAACGCCGCACTCGAGCGCATCGCCCCCGAGAAGGACGCCGACGGTCTGCACCCGATCAACCTCGGACGGTTGGTCCTCGGCACGGAGTCGACGCTGCCGTGCACCCCGCGCGGCGTCGTCCACCTGCTCCGTCGCTACGACGTCCCCCTCGCCGGCGCCCGCGTCGTCGTGGTCGGCCGCGGCGTCACCATCGGCCGCCCCATCGGCCTCCTGCTGACCCGACGCAGCGAGAACGCGACGGTCACGTTGTGCCACACCGGAACCGCCGACCTCGCCTCAGAGGTGTCGCGCGCCGACATCGTCGTCGCGGCCGCCGGTGTCCCGCACCTGATCACCGCCGACATGGTCAAACCCGGTGCCGCGGTGCTCGACGTCGGTGTCAGCCGTACCGACGCCGGACTGGTCGGCGACGTCGCCCCGGACGTGTGGGAGGTCGCCGGGCACGTGTCGCCGAACCCCGGCGGGGTCGGGCCGCTGACCCGGGCTTTCCTGCTCGTCAACGTCGTGGAGCGCGCGGAGAAGCAGTTGGCCGCGCAGCGCGCGCAGGCCCGATGA
- a CDS encoding pentapeptide repeat-containing protein yields MTDHIDESFDEADLSERQFSHDTFENCTFRDADLRELITDTVVFTDCDFSGANLADSRHRQSAFRNCTFRRSPMPAAVFSDCSLMGSAISESTMRAVTMTDCDLTLVSLGGLKIHKPVLRGSRLREVNLSGTTLVDADLTGVDLSGARAVGTTVSGSDLRGARVDATFWLQATVTETTVDPAHAVDFAVAHGLRLG; encoded by the coding sequence GTGACCGACCACATCGACGAATCGTTCGACGAAGCCGACCTGAGCGAACGACAGTTCTCCCACGACACGTTCGAGAACTGCACCTTCCGGGACGCTGATCTGCGCGAACTGATCACCGACACCGTCGTGTTCACCGACTGTGACTTCTCCGGGGCCAACCTCGCCGACTCGCGGCACCGCCAGAGCGCGTTCCGCAACTGCACGTTCCGACGCAGTCCGATGCCCGCCGCGGTCTTCTCCGACTGCAGCCTGATGGGCTCGGCGATCTCCGAGTCGACGATGCGGGCGGTGACAATGACCGATTGCGACCTCACGCTGGTGTCCCTGGGTGGCCTGAAGATCCACAAGCCCGTCCTCCGTGGGTCTCGTCTGCGCGAGGTCAACCTGTCGGGGACGACCCTCGTCGACGCCGATCTGACGGGCGTCGACCTGTCGGGGGCCCGGGCGGTCGGGACGACGGTGTCCGGCTCGGATCTGCGGGGTGCGCGCGTCGACGCGACGTTCTGGCTGCAGGCGACGGTCACCGAGACCACCGTCGACCCGGCGCACGCCGTGGATTTCGCGGTGGCGCACGGGCTGAGGTTGGGCTAG
- a CDS encoding rhomboid-like protein: protein MIGVSRAGATATWRYVRSAPGTFIWLAILFVTTVIAHRVGHDQLTDILRNRSTNLRHLMHDPLPSLFRSAFWIDGNGWFVYVLPYVLIHATIERWLGTARWLAVVVIAHVGATYISQSVLLWAINTGHAPQSDLNVIDIGVSYGLAGVAGILVYRLRGPWRYGYLAALLVVAATPVVWPLVNGSHGTFTDIGHLCAVLIGLLCYPLTRLGRATPLRVELPPVSAHIVERTVSLPPVSPHLLERTLSRDTVSTPRDALGT, encoded by the coding sequence ATGATCGGTGTGTCACGCGCGGGCGCGACCGCCACATGGCGCTACGTGCGATCCGCTCCGGGCACCTTCATCTGGCTGGCCATCCTGTTCGTCACCACGGTCATCGCGCACCGCGTCGGACACGACCAGCTCACCGACATCCTGCGGAACCGTTCGACGAACCTGCGCCACCTGATGCACGATCCGCTGCCCAGCCTGTTCCGCAGCGCCTTCTGGATCGACGGGAACGGGTGGTTCGTCTACGTACTGCCGTACGTGCTCATCCACGCCACCATCGAACGGTGGCTCGGTACGGCCCGCTGGCTGGCGGTCGTCGTCATCGCCCACGTCGGCGCCACCTACATCAGCCAGTCGGTCCTGCTGTGGGCGATCAACACCGGCCACGCGCCGCAGAGCGACCTCAACGTCATCGACATCGGCGTCAGCTACGGACTCGCCGGTGTGGCCGGGATCCTGGTCTACCGACTCCGCGGACCCTGGCGGTACGGATACCTCGCCGCGCTGCTGGTGGTCGCGGCGACGCCGGTCGTCTGGCCGTTGGTCAACGGCAGCCACGGGACCTTCACCGACATCGGACACCTCTGCGCCGTCCTGATCGGGCTGCTCTGCTACCCGCTGACCCGACTGGGTCGCGCGACGCCGCTGCGCGTCGAACTGCCCCCGGTGTCCGCGCACATCGTCGAGCGGACGGTCAGCCTGCCGCCGGTCTCGCCGCACCTGCTCGAGCGGACACTGTCGCGCGACACGGTGTCGACGCCTCGTGATGCACTGGGGACGTGA
- a CDS encoding tRNA (cytidine(34)-2'-O)-methyltransferase, whose product MFRLLFHEPRIPPNTGNAIRLAANTGCELHLVEPMGFDLTEAKVKRAGLDYHEMASVTVHADLAAAWAALAPERVYAFTAHAEKFHTEVAYRPGDVLLFGPEPTGLSAEVLADPHVSERLRIPMLAGRRSLNLANAASIVMYEAWRQNGFDGAV is encoded by the coding sequence GTGTTCCGACTTTTGTTCCATGAGCCCCGCATACCACCCAATACGGGCAACGCGATCCGGTTGGCGGCCAACACCGGCTGCGAACTCCACCTGGTCGAACCCATGGGTTTCGACCTGACCGAGGCGAAGGTCAAGCGTGCGGGACTGGACTACCACGAGATGGCGTCGGTGACCGTCCACGCCGATCTCGCGGCCGCCTGGGCAGCACTGGCCCCCGAGCGGGTCTACGCGTTCACCGCACATGCCGAGAAGTTCCACACGGAGGTGGCGTACCGACCAGGCGATGTGTTGCTGTTCGGACCGGAGCCGACTGGATTGTCGGCCGAGGTGCTCGCCGATCCGCACGTCAGCGAGCGGCTGCGCATCCCCATGTTGGCCGGCCGCAGGTCGCTGAACCTCGCCAACGCCGCGAGCATCGTCATGTACGAGGCCTGGCGTCAGAACGGATTCGACGGCGCCGTCTGA
- a CDS encoding reverse transcriptase family protein, which produces MSDPLFSPDEAAEIAAHVEAHLTAWTWPEMQRALIAAGLSPEFADVVGLRLFDPSDDVVAGASDIESRILGALRDRTAPLPETDDRSAPAVWELTEPSSTGRVRDDLPDIYDVEQLAHWLNFTVPELEWFADRGRWLRNAREPLRHYRVFRVEKRDGFRVIEAPKPRMRETQRRLLRRLVERIPPHPAARGFVRGSSTAAFAWPHTDRPVVLRVDLRHCFESIDARRVRHVFSAAGCSPAIARILTELCTTATPPDAIHGLDPVHAGLLRERHLPQGAPTSPHLANLVLRGMDRRLAGFAAHNDLRYTRYGDDLALSGDRMDADRVLWTVLRVVADEGFTVHPAKTRIMHAHQQQRLAGLVVNDRPQVSRADHDALRALLHNAIRTGGAAQNHDGHPDFRAHVYGKIAWIGATSPARRDKLLDMASHVDW; this is translated from the coding sequence ATGTCTGATCCACTGTTCTCGCCGGATGAGGCCGCCGAGATCGCCGCGCACGTCGAGGCGCATCTCACCGCATGGACCTGGCCCGAGATGCAGAGGGCGCTGATCGCCGCGGGCTTGTCGCCCGAGTTCGCCGACGTCGTCGGCCTACGCCTGTTCGACCCGTCGGACGACGTCGTCGCCGGGGCGTCGGACATCGAGTCGAGAATTCTGGGAGCACTGCGCGACCGGACCGCGCCGCTTCCCGAGACCGATGACCGGTCGGCTCCGGCCGTATGGGAGTTGACGGAACCGTCGTCGACCGGCAGGGTCCGCGACGACCTGCCCGACATCTACGACGTAGAGCAACTCGCGCACTGGCTGAACTTCACGGTTCCCGAGCTGGAATGGTTCGCCGACCGGGGTCGATGGCTGCGAAACGCACGAGAGCCATTGCGCCACTATCGGGTGTTCCGCGTCGAGAAGCGGGACGGGTTCCGGGTCATCGAGGCCCCGAAACCGCGCATGCGCGAGACGCAGCGACGACTGCTGCGCCGACTGGTCGAGCGGATCCCGCCGCATCCGGCCGCCCGCGGATTCGTGCGGGGATCGTCCACGGCCGCGTTCGCCTGGCCGCACACCGACCGTCCGGTGGTGCTCCGGGTCGATCTGCGGCACTGCTTCGAGTCGATCGACGCCCGGCGGGTCCGACACGTGTTCTCCGCGGCCGGGTGCTCGCCGGCGATCGCCCGGATCCTCACCGAACTCTGCACCACCGCGACCCCACCCGACGCAATCCATGGACTCGACCCAGTCCATGCCGGTCTCCTCCGCGAGCGGCATCTCCCGCAGGGTGCGCCGACGTCGCCGCACCTCGCGAATCTCGTTCTCCGCGGGATGGATCGGCGGCTGGCGGGATTCGCCGCGCACAACGACCTGCGGTACACCCGCTACGGCGACGACCTCGCGCTCTCCGGCGATCGAATGGATGCTGATCGGGTGTTGTGGACCGTACTCCGTGTCGTCGCCGACGAGGGTTTCACCGTGCACCCGGCCAAGACCCGGATCATGCATGCGCACCAGCAGCAGCGTCTGGCGGGTCTCGTGGTCAACGATCGCCCACAGGTGTCGCGCGCCGACCACGACGCCCTGCGCGCGTTGCTGCACAACGCGATCCGGACCGGCGGGGCGGCCCAGAACCACGACGGACACCCCGATTTCCGTGCCCACGTGTACGGCAAGATCGCCTGGATCGGCGCAACGAGTCCGGCCCGGCGAGACAAACTCCTCGACATGGCGTCCCACGTCGACTGGTGA